In the genome of Arachis stenosperma cultivar V10309 chromosome 6, arast.V10309.gnm1.PFL2, whole genome shotgun sequence, the window ttatcatcctaaagaaaacataaaataacaatggaaaatagaaattCAACATAGATAAGTaaaaattaggttgcctcccaacaagcgcttctttaattgcaatagcttgacagtgagctctcatggagcctcacagatattcagagcatgaagatggcctctcaacaccaaacttaaagtttgaatgtgggggctctatttgactctatattgagagaagcttttcatgattcttctccatgtgtacagaaggagatccttgagccttaaacacaaggtagtcctcattcacttgaaggactaactctcctctgtcaacatcaatcacagctgttgctgtggctagaaaaggtctccaaaggatgatagattcatccttattcttcccagtgtctaggattataaagtcagcaggaatgtaaaggccctcaaccttcactaaaacatcctctacaagtccataagcctatttcatggatttgtctgccatctctagtgagattcttacagcttgtacctcaaagattcccagtttctttattacagagagtggcatgaggtttatgcctgaccccaggtcacacagagccttctcaaaggtcatggtgcctatggtacatggtattaagaattttTCGGGACCAGTTTCTTctgaggtaatgtctgcctaatcaagtcattcagttcattggtgagcaaggggggttcatcctcccaagtctcattaccaaataacttggcattcagcttcatgattgctccaaggtacttagcaacttgctcttcagtaatatcttcatcctcttcagaggaagaatactcatcagagctcatgaatggcagaagtaagttcaatggaatctctatggtctttgTATGAGTCTCAGATTTCCTTGGTTCCTCAAAGGGGAATTTTTTTCGTTCAGAGGGCGTCCCATGAGGTTTTTCTCACTGGGAATTACGTCCTCCTCActctctccaagttcggccatgttggtcatggttatggccttgcactctctcttggAATTTTGCCGAGGTGAATTACgacttgcatctgaaaaatCAACAACAGCATATGGTATAAGAACCGatggttctcagtatggtaacagtgcccaaaaTATAAGATGTAAGGTCCTAgaatgccaaaggcaatcctagaacttcacattgatacagatattcaagcttaaaaaaaataaatacttaaCTCGTAAACAATAAACATGGGCATCTAAACTTAGAGGATTTCTAACTAAAACTAGTCACcactgtcccacagccttcaccaacctacCCTCCGTGTGATCCCATCGCCACCATCTACCTAACCTCCTCAGCATCAGACAATCACAAATAATGCaagcaagtaaaacacaagtagtATACATATATAGCAAGTAGACATGTGATTCATTTAAGCATAACTGAAGATAAGCAAAGCAAACAAGCATAtagaagatgcatatgatgaatgcctatcctattggctcgtgatatcacttgtcggtctgtaaatgccaacccgacacatccttcCGGATGTAGCCTTTTCTGCCATGCCAGAGATATAGTACCCTGCACACTCATGTAGCAGCGAATCTGCTACGCCAGAGATATAGTGCCCTACAGACTCATGTAGTAGGGAGTCTACTATGCCAGGGATATAGGTCCCGCACACTTCATGCAGCAGAGAAGGAAACAACCACAACTACTCATGCAGTAAAAAAATCTATCACGCCAGGAATATAGGTCCCGCACACTCTCAACAACAACTACTCATGCAGTAGAAAAATCTACCACACCAGAGATATAGGCTCCGCACACTCCCATATAATCCGATAATTTCCTCATTCATTTCCAAGCCCTCAACTCATCATAACCATCACGAGTTTCTAACTTCTCAAAAATCTCTTCAACCATATACTTCACAACTCAACACTTACCACTCAAACTAGAAATTACACAAACCTTCCAAACCTAGATCACCGGCTCTAAACTCATAACTAAAATACCCatttttattcctttattaTTTCTTCATTGATTCAAGATCCTAAAACTGGCAAAAAGGTTTTAAACAAGTGTTACGAAAGTTTGCAAGCTTGTTGGGAAGGTAAAATGGTTAAGaacaatatttttattgaaaaacagggtagtgtgcgtacgcataggggTGTGGATACACACAGAGAGTAAAAATTTCCATTCTGCGTACATGCCAGATACGTGCGAACGCTTTCAGTAGAATGCACCTTCCAGCGTGTGCGCGTGCACAGGACTATGCGTACGCATAGCTTGCAAAATTCGTAAGGTGAGTATGCGCACCAGAGTGTGCTAGCACCCCCAACAGTAGGCATCTCCCtgtgtgtgcgtgcgcacgagAGTGTGCATACGCACGGTTTCAAAATTTCACAGGGTGTGCGTCTGCACAAGTCAAAGCGTAGCCACTATTCAGAGCACATGCATAGCAATGTGTGTGCACACAcaaaccagaaatcacaaattctGCAACATCACAGAATTCATATTTCTGGCATCAACTTTTGATGATCATATCTTTCTCtacaaaatttcaatttctaCAAATCTATTCCATTTTAAAGCTCAttgaattatctttaatttgatataaaattcaatcaatttcaaaaactatagctcaagatatgatccACCAAAGTTGGCCTAAAATTCATTTTTACCAAAAACATTAAAAACTCAAATCCACCAAATTTCataaccaaaccaaaccaaaacaTACCCAAAACCAACACAAAGCCTCATACCAACATTTCTCAACCATCTCCCATCATTCATTATTAAACCATTTAACCCTCACTAACTTAGAATTTTATCAACCTCCTCGCTTCCTCAACTAAATCAAAATCAAAGCTCACCATCACCACCAATTATTAACAACACCAACCACAATATTCCATACTCATTATCATCATTAACATTCATAATCCGACATAAAACActacaaaatttatatatatttgtggGTATTTTTTAGTGAGAGTTTTTAAAAACCTCCATACTATATTTTATCTGTGACATTTTGATAAACTCCCACAagataactaataataaaactCATTGTTACCACTTAAATTACCATATAATTaaaactcttttcaaaatccaagaaaataCTTGAAGAGAAAGAAAACAGGATGAGAGCTCACTGAAACCCTAAGATTACGATAGCCATCTCCACCGTCATCtccgccgccgccgccgcctCCTCCGTCATTGCTGCCGTCGTCACTACTAAGGTTCATCTCCTTTATGTTGTTGCCAGAAATTAACTGAGATCAAGTCAAGACGCCTCCTTTATCAACGCGTTTCTAGATCTTGTCGAAATGCCCAAGCCTCTGAGAGCAAGAGAAAGCTCCTCTTTTGTCAACTCTCCTCCGCAAATGACTCTCGTGTTCTCCATCAGCATTCTCTCACTTCTGCATGCTCTTCTTCGTTCCACTCATTCTCAATTTTctattctctttctctttttcctttttattcatttctttgtttttcattttcaGATTCTGAATGCTTTGCTATGTGATATAACATTCAATGAGTTTTATTATCTCTTTAATTGATGAACATTGTTTCAAATTCGCAAGcactccaagtgtttgatgaattgtTTATTCGCTTAATCGTTATATTAATTATTGGTCGGTGAACCAATACTGTGTCTTATTTGCTCACTGTAAATTAAATCTTATCATATCAAAGATTATACTCTCCTGATAGTAGTATTTTCCCTATTTTGTGTCCTGCTGCAAGTGGCAGCAACTATACTATATATTTGGCCACTATATATTTATGAGCAATGAATTTAGTAGTTCATTGTaatgaattttttgtttgatCTATTCAAGTTCAATTTCCTGAGTATATTGTGATCTTTTCAGGTTCTTGTAGTGTTATAGTATATATAGGAAGTTTTTTTGTTATTCTTGTttattgttttgatttagtAGATTGAATATTACAACCGAAGAACTTTTCTTTACAACATTGTTGGACAGGTAgctgatcttactagaaagcatAGGTGGATCAGTGCTAACAATGAAGTCACATATTTTGGTTCATCTTTTGAGGTGAGTATTCTTGTTCACAATGTTATTATTGACACTAATTTCTCTACTTTAGAAGATTCCAAGGTCTCTAATTGTCGATGTTAAGTACTATTGTGTCATCTAAACAATCATTTCATTCCTTTCTTCCTGTTAGTTCAATTTTCAGTTTGCTAATGGGTGTAATTCTCAAATTTTTGCCAGAATTAGAATAAGTTATATAACGTCTGGAAGATTACCCCTAAGAGAGTCATCATTGCTTCTAAGAAATTCGTTCACTCCATTATCAGAGAAGACCTTATTAAGGGGTTTGTTAGGATATGTTTGTTGATCAGGTACTGTTATGTTGCATCCATTTTATTTTAACTCTGTCTCTACTATTATTTTCTGCTCAGATATAAAATGTCCTATCTTGGTTTCTTTCTTTAGGGAACAGGGAAAGATATCACGCAAGCCTGTTGAGTGTATTAATACATATTTTATTGTTTCAGTTTTGTATAGAGACTGTGAAGTCCAActcaaaaatagaagagagtaCTTATGTAACAGGGCCTTCTTCGCCCTCTCCACCTCTTCGCTGTTAGAGCAAGTGATTCCCACAACGGTAACCATGCGGGTCTACTCCACAAGTTTGGCCTCTCCGATGCAAAATGCGAAGCCACCGTTGTTGCCGGTAACGTGCCGGAGGCACCTCCGGTTCCCCCTAAACTGGCATCTCCGGTTGGAACTCCCGTCGTCCCTTCACTTGTGAGTCTCCGATTCAATTTTCGAATAGGAACCAAATATGTTGACTTTAGCCTTACGCATTCTTGCTGATGATTTAGAAAAACTTGTTGAGTTAAGCaattgattttatttgattttgtatCAGCCACTTAACAGATGTCCTTGACGCAACCGGAGGACGCTGGCACTGAGGGAAGCTTTTCAAAAGACGACAATATCGCCTGTGAATTTTGTGTATCCACTTTTCATTCATGAAGGTTGGTCTTGTTTTTAGTTGATTTATGCATTGTTCATGTGTAATGGAGGTAGTGTAATATGCTATGCTGGATTTGTTTTGATTCGTAGCAATTGAACTTGCAGGTGAGGAGGACACTCCAATTGGGGCTATGCCGGGATGCTACAAGCTTGGATGGAGGCATGGACTTGTGCAAGAGGTTGTTATTTGCTCTTGTTTCTGTATCTCCTACTAAAAGTGCTCTAGTAATCCTCCTTAGCAATACACTTGATTAATCCTACTTCCCGTCCTGAATCTGCCTATTACATTTCTTACTTTGTCTTTTTTGTGTAGTATTAAATATAATCAGTAAACACACAAAGTCGATCCTCCCATATAAGGCTCTTCTAATTTATATTTGCAAACCACATGGTTGATGATGACATTGTGCTTGCCATATCTTCAGGTTGCTAAGGCACGGGATGCTGGTGTTAATAGTGTGGTGCTTTTTTCCTAAAATTCCAGATGCTTTGAAGGTTCTATTCTGTTACTCACATACTGTAGATTTTTTGTAGTGTGATTTCAGCCCTGTATGATAGATTTTTTTCTTATAGTCTCCCACAGGAAATGAAGGATACAATAATAATGGTTTAGTGCCTCGGTCAATACGTTTGCTCAAGGATAAGTTTCCAGACATTATAAGTGAACATAATAATGAGGTTAATATTTTCTGGTGCTTGTGGAGAGTTAAGCCAATAATATCCTTATCAAATATTACCTTATCAttttcaattttagttttaatgcCAATAATATAAAATCCTAAGCTATGTGTTaggcttttttgttttttgtgcTTATGTTCTAATAGAATTTATATTTGTATTAATTACTACAGGTGGTAATAATAAACTTAAAGTTGACAAGTTCTTCTCAACTCCTGGAATGGCACCTCATCTTGGAAAGGTATTTTGAATTTGTCATCTGAATGATTGGTTGGTTTTTTCTGAAATATGGAGCTTATGTGAactattatgcagatagcacaATATCTTAGAAAGCTTGTGCGAGTCTTGGTTCACTTTCACTTGGATTGTGATCCTCAACTGCAAATGGAGCCCCGCATATACCATTACCCACCTTCACTGTCTCCTTCAACACTATCAGCAGTATGCTTCCAATTTCATCATTATTCCCATTATGCAGCTCACATGATTATTATGTATGAGCCGAGTTTAATTTGGTGTGGTTTCAGGGAAGATGAGCTTCCAATAGTGGACTTGTTTGTGGCAACTGCAGATCCAGTTATTGAGCCACCAATCATCACAGCTAACACTGTTCTATCACTATTGGCGCTTGATTACCCTTCCAACAAGCTAGCTTGCTATGTTACCGATGATGGTTGCTCCCTTCTTACCTTCTATGCCCTTGTTGAGGGCGCAAAATTTGCAAAGCTTTGGGTACCCTTTTACAGGAAGTAAAATCTTCAACTTAGAGCACCGTTCAGTTCTTCTCTACTAGCAATTCTAACCTTATTAGTACTGAACAAGACTCACATGAGTTCAAAAAAGAACGCTAAAAAATGCAGGTATACTAATTCTACAATACAATACTATTAGATAAGAACATGTATATAGTGAATAAAAAAGTGATATGTCTCTTTGTGTGTATTTTAATTTGGAGGATATATATGACAACCTTAGCCGAAAAATTGACGATGTGACCACAAAGGCAATTCCATTCCCACTTGATGGAGAATATGCTTCTTTCTTGAACACTGACTGAAGAAATCATCCAAGCATAGTTAAGGTATATATAAACATGCTATATTATTAGTTAACATATTATCTAATTATGTTCATTGTTCATTGTTCATTTATCTAATTATGTTCATTGTTCAAGAGTTTGGACATAAATCTGTAttttatcatattatttttaatattttgtagtTGTAATTAACGTGATTGAAAAATGATGGTAGTgtattatattttgttttaaagtatttcttttattttaattttgttctacatttttaatgtcttgtttaaatatttttttaataataaattattagtaGTGTAATAATAGTgtagattaattttttaaaattatattaacaaGTTTAAAACCTCCACAGAATAGctgttatttttaaaatgaaaaagagTCTTTTTGTGGAAGTTTTAAACCGTCACAAACATTGACCAAAAACTGCCACAAAAGACTAATATAAAACCCCCACTAAACACACACAAAATCTCCACTGAATAGATTGTGGAGGTTTTTAAACACCCCCACAAAAGACCTCGTGGCACCTCAAATTCTGGGAATTTTAAAAACCTCCACAAAACATTTGGTGGGGGTTATAAACCTCcacaaataagagaaaaaactaccacaaataaacaaaaaccTTGTAGTGAACAGTCACTATCCCAGTCTATCAAGATCATcacaaacataaaaaattcatcaaatgTCATCAACACCAATAATTCTTCAACAATCACCATCACCCACAAAAATCAATAACCACTAGCAATTAACATCAATCCCTCATTATATTAGAATCCACCACAATCATACCTCaatatatacatttttctcAATCTCCATCATCATGCATATACGACAAATATAGCTCAAACAGCCACATATCCAATTCAATCCTAACATATGgttcactagcctaagtgtccagaaacattacataatatataaaggaaaccaaaaccataccttggccgattctcAATATGCGCAAACACCCAAAGCTTGATTCCAACAAGATCAACAAGCCTTAAGCACCAACATCACTTCCAAAACTCACTAACTATCAAGCTATATACATAACATACCAAGAATCAACACTATGGCTAACCAAAATATCAAATCACAAGAGTTTGAAGAGACTTACCTTACCCAAAGACATTAGGGAAAAACCCAACAATACTCTAATGTTAGATCACCCCTAAAcaaacaaaatcacaaaatccaCTCAAAAACCAAACCCAAAAATGTAGAAATGTTAGGGTAGGAAATTGGAGTGTGAGTTTCAAATTTTTACCAGATTTTCTTAGATAGAAACGAAGAGCTCGACAAGGGCTTCGTGTGGTCataaacggctcgtcaatcgaagttccgtaactcaagttatggctcccgcaaggtgatgatgaataatgacAATGGGGTTTCACCCCCCACCATCACCTATCcaagctctctctctctctctctctctctctctctctccccttcaAAATGAGCTTAAAGCTCATTAAACACATATATGTATGTTGGACCTTGGGTCTAGTTTGGGtccggtccaacccgttagcaCTTTTAGCCCATTTGGCCtactttgggccaaaacctttaagattccACCCAGTTTTcgattttaaattatttttatcgttccaaaacaataaatcaattttcaaaaaacttatttttctcaaaacACGGTACCAGACAGTCTAGAGCCGGTACTACCGGTTTAAGCACCGATAcacatttttacaaaaatctttcagaaaagatacattttttaacttaaaaaattcactgaaatcaaatttcacctttatattttcaaattaaaacttctaaatttttaaatctaCTTTAGGcacttaaaaattattatttttctaaagcAGTTAAGCCAGTTCTTACACCATTTCTATCATAGTGAGAGTTGTATAAGAGCCATCCTCAAATTGTTCTTTAATCTTCTCCTGTAGTAACTGCACCTCCTGTTGATGCTGACTTATTTTATCAGCATCTTCTTCTAACTCCTTTGTTTCAAATTTACTGATTTAGTTTGAAATTTTTGTCCAAATTTACTGATGGATCTGTTTTGTAATTACTAGTTACTGATGGCTCTTAACTTTTTTGTTCAAATTTACTGATGCCTTTGTTTTATAATTGCTGGCTTTGCTGGGTGAAGGTTTAGTGTTTTGGAATGTTTTGTAATGTGCTAATGTTTGTAACTGCTGGCTTTGTTTGTAATTGCTGGGTGAAGGTTTAATGTTTTGTGATTATTGATTAatgttttggtttgtttgttgCGAAATGCTGTAGGCAGAATTTAGATATGGTCTTgttgatgatttttttatttctcactATGCTGTGactgtttttaatttcatatatattttattaatttcagTTATGGATAATAGTATTAATCAAGAAGCAATTGCTGATAACAATGCATCTGTGAATAATAACTTGCCTGTCAATCCTCCTATTTTGAATGATGCTACTAATCCTAATCCCCCGAGCATTAACGATAGTCAGTCACAAGGTTCTTCTAATTTATAGGCAAAAATAGATTTGGCTTGGAAGTATGTTGCTCTATAAATAGTGAATGGAAAACCATATTATCAATGTCTATTTTGTCTACAAGTTTTCAATGGAGGTGGAATTCACAAGATGAAGAAACATCTAGCACAGATTACTGGAGACGTGAAAAAATGTCCTAAAGTTCCATATGATGTGGAAAAACAGATAAAAAGTTTATTGAAAGAAATTCAgaccaacaaaaacaaaagaaaagtaagCTTTAGTGAAGAAGGTGGTGATGAGATAGAGGATGAAATTGATGAAGCAATAGCTCAAGAAGAACAGCAGCGTACTTCGAGTCAGCAAGTGGTTGTAGGAGATCCAAAAAAGAAAGCCAAAGTCATTCCTCCTATGTTTGCACCAAGAACAACTCCAAGAGCTCAATCAAgttttaaaaaagtattttgCAAAATAAATAGGTGATACATGAGGTTGATAAATGGTTTGCTCAATGGCTTTTGGATTGTAAAATTCCATTTAATGCTGTGATATTGCCATTTTTCCAAGATATGCTGGATTGTGTTGCTGGTATTGGACCTGGTTACAAGGGTCCCTCTTATGATAAGTTAAGGATTCACTTGTTGGCTGATCTTAAAAGAAAATGTCAAATGCTAGTTGATAGTTATAGGAGTGCATAGAGAAAAACTGGATGTACCCTCATGGCTGATGGTTGGATAGATCAAAGACAAAGAACGTTAATTAATTTCCTAGTTTATTGTTCTAAAGGTTTGTGCTTTGTGAAATCAATAGATGCTTCCAGTATCATAAAAAATGCTTCACACTTGTATATTTTGTTTTCTGAGGTGATTGAATGGATTCACTCTAATGATATTGTGCATGTTGTGACTGATAATGTGGCCAATTATATTGCTGCTGGAAGGCTTATCAATAAGAAATATGATAATATCATGTACTGCTCATTGCCTTAATCTTATTTTGAAAGATATAAGCAGCATGGCGCATATTTCTAACCTTGCAACACGTGCTTCAAAGATCACAGTATTTATGTACAATCATATGATTTTCTTATCTTGGCTTAGAAAAGGACCTAATTGGAGAGAAATTGTACGTCCTGGTGCAACCCGTTTTGCAACTGTGTTTATCATATTGAAGAGCATCTTTGAGCGTAAAGTGGATTTGTAAGCATTGGTTGTAGATTCATTTTTTACTGGTCATAAATTAGGAAGGAGTGCTACTGGTATAGCTGTGAGTGCTATTATTTTAGATAGCAAATTTTGGGATGGTTGCTTTACTGCATGTAAACTTGTGGGCTTTCTGATTAAATTGTTCAGGCTTGTTGATGCTAATGACAAACCATCTTTGGGATATGTTTATGAAGGAATGCTAAAGGCGGATGATGCAATTAAAGAGATGTTTAAGCAAAACAAAACTGCATATCAGCTATACATAGATATTATCAACTCAAGATGGGACAAGCATTTGAAGAAAGATCTTCATGCAGTAGCTTACTTCTTGAATCCTgcatttttttaatgaaaattataAAGAAGCACCTGATGTTATGCGAAGTTTGCTTGATCTTGTTACCTTGTATTGCAAGTATAACAATTTGGATTCAATTGAGGCAATGAAAGAATTACATTTATATAGAGATCGGAAAGAAAGCTTTGATAGACCAGAAGCTATTCGAGCTGCATCTAAACTTAAGCTTGGTAAGAATATTTGAATATTTGTTTAATTAATAGTAACTTGTTTTATGCTTTTATGTTCTTAATTGATAACTTCTAACATATTATGGTTTTATATTTGGTAAATGAATGGTGGAGGTTATTCGGTAGTTTTGCTCTATGTTTACAAAAGATAGCTATTCGCATTCTTAGCCAAGCATCTACTTCTTCTGAGTGTGAGAGAAATTGGAGTCCTTTTTACCATATTCatacaaaaagagaaaatagatTGGAGCATAATGGGCTGAATGACATTGTTTATGTTACTTATAATTTGCATCTTAAATCTAGGTAATATATGTTTCATGTAATATCGTATTATTTTATACGTAATCTTTATCATAACAAATTTGTAAATTATTAATTCTTCATATATTGTATTTAACTTTTtagaaaggaaaaagaaaaaagaaagaaaaagatacAATATGATCTAATTGATTATGAAAGCATCAATTTAGTTGACTTTTAGGTGACGGAAGAGGTTGTAGACAAAGAGCCTGATCTTTCTAGTAATGTGAATGACTTATTGCATgatgaaggttgtggtaggcttagagaaagggggttgaatctatgccttccttttaatTGCTGTTGTTACCCTTTTGAAATACCTTTGCTATTTTGATTCTGTTTGATCTGAGaagcggaaatttatgagacaatttatttttgtctcatgaaaatcataaaacagaacacagcagaaaagagaaaagctaacaccagcaagtatcctggttcggttgccttgtgctatgcaacctacatccagtctcctccacaactatggaagaatttcactatagttaacaatattacatacaccaataaCACAGGATTGACCCAatcctttcacactcaagttcaaacctaacttgacattggctatgctaatacctaactatACCTCTTAGTGCtcacccaactaagaaagggataccttacaagtacaagatacaagacatagacatacctaaagaaatcagaaaataactctaggcttttctctcaagtgtatctctcagcctttttccactcatggctttttcttaagctttctcacaatgccttttctcacaagaaattacagaaagataaacttagaaaattacattacaatcagtaaaacatgaaggagattgacttcatcaacagcctcttaGCTATAAGAAAAACCAGCTTTGCAAACCACTGATTTAGTTCTTCAGTATTGGCCAAATGTTTCTTTAATAGAAAAcattatccaagtagaggaacttcaCAGGGAATACTTCACAGAACACAACTTTCaaactctggttttctctccttacctctgaatgaacagcaagcttctttttatctccttgcttgttccttggttcttcttccaaggtcaacaccttgagccttgagcttcaccaacccacaaGCTCACTTTTTCTTCTCAAACATCAAAGTAGACCCTTTGCTTCTGACTTTTCcaacttgac includes:
- the LOC130934329 gene encoding uncharacterized protein LOC130934329 yields the protein MDNSINQEAIADNNASVNNNLPVNPPILNDATNPNPPSINDSQSQVFNGGGIHKMKKHLAQITGDVKKCPKVPYDVEKQIKSLLKEIQTNKNKRKVSFSEEGGDEIEDEIDEAIAQEEQQRTSSQQVVIHEVDKWFAQWLLDCKIPFNAVILPFFQDMLDCVADASSIIKNASHLYILFSEVIEWIHSNDIVHVVTDNVANYIAAGRLINKKYDNIIKGPNWREIVRPGATRFATVFIILKSIFERKVDLLVDANDKPSLGYVYEGMLKADDAIKEMFKQNKTAYQLYIDIINSRWDKHLKKDLHAYNNLDSIEAMKELHLYRDRKESFDRPEAIRAASKLKLGKNI